In one window of Helianthus annuus cultivar XRQ/B chromosome 17, HanXRQr2.0-SUNRISE, whole genome shotgun sequence DNA:
- the LOC110921535 gene encoding nudix hydrolase 8 yields MDLKMFYTKSVFVSNLIGPMLSFSTSNCKFGALKVYKGNSQGGVSFVGQDAYEVGDCSYRYDGSGSNPSLFTEKRVLDAFDDEYGGVVVNPEKLPFESKVFASILRSSVSVWRTEGKKGIWLKLPVEKCDLVPIAVREGFQYHHAETGYVMMTYWIPNEPCMLPANASHQVGVGGFVINDKNEVLVVQEKHCAPELVGLWKLPTGFILESEEIFTGAIREVKEETGIDTEFLEVIAFRHAHNVAFEKSDLFFICMLRPVSSEIKTDDLEVQAAKWMALTEFVEQPLIKGDNMFKKIIDMCIARIGKRYCGLAVHKVVSKFDNRLSSLYYNVVDDQKFDGCLHDSCST; encoded by the exons ATGGATTTGAAAATGTTTTATACAAAATCAGTTTTTGTGTCAAATTTGATTGGTCCCATGTTGTCTTTCTCCACTTCCAACTGCAAGTTTGGTGCTCTTAAGGTTTACAAAG GTAATTCTCAAGGGGGTGTTAGTTTTGTTGGGCAAGATGCATATGAGGTGGGAGATTGTTCATATAGATATGATGGGTCGGGCTCGAACCCGAGTTTGTTTACGGAAAAACGAGTTCTTGATGCATTTGATGATGAGTATGGTGGTGTTGTTGTGAATCCGGAGAAGCTACCGTTTGAGAGTAAAGTGTTTGCGTCTATCCTTCGGTCATCTGTTTCGGTTTGGAGGACAGAG GGTAAGAAAGGAATTTGGCTAAAGTTGCCTGTAGAAAAATGTGATCTTGTTCCTATAGCAGTAAGG GAAGGGTTTCAATACCATCACGCGGAAACAGGATATGTTATGATGACATATTGGATTCCTAATGAACCGTGTATGCTTCCTGCCAATGCTTCCCATCAAGTAGGAGTCGGTGGTTTCGTGATCAATGACAAGaatgag GTTCTTGTGGTTCAAGAGAAACATTGTGCACCCGAGCTTGTCGGGCTTTGGAAGCTACCAACGGGCTTCATTCTTGAG TCGGAGGAGATTTTCACAGGAGCTATAAGAGAAGTGAAAGAGGAAACTGGG ATTGATACCGAATTCTTGGAAGTTATAGCTTTTAGGCACGCGCACAATGTGGCTTTTGAAAAATCGGACTTGTTCTTCATCTGCATGTTGAGACCAGTTTCAAGTGAGATCAAGACCGATGATCTTGAAGTTCAAGCAGCCAAG TGGATGGCGTTGACTGAGTTTGTTGAACAACCGTTAATCAAAGGAGACAACATGTTCAAGAAGATCATAGACATGTGCATTGCTAGGATTGGGAAGCGCTACTGTGGATTAGCTGTTCATAAAGTCGTTTCCAAGTTTGACAACAGACTATCTTCCTTGTATTATAACGTTGTTGACGATCAAAAGTTTGATGGTTGTTTGCATGATTCTTGCTCAACTTGA